The following coding sequences lie in one Streptomyces albofaciens JCM 4342 genomic window:
- a CDS encoding NAD(P)-dependent oxidoreductase, which translates to MPDKTSVAVLGTGIMGSAMARNLAAAGLAVRAWNRTRAKAEPLAADGVRVVDTPAEAVDGADAVLTVLLDGPAALDAMRRSTPALRAGTLWLQMSTVGVDGFAPLAAFAREHGLDLVDAPVLGTKEPAEKGLLTVLAAGPQEVRERAGRVLDIVGQRTLWLGEDAAAGTASRLKLAVNSWVLTVINGTGEALALAQGLGVDPRALLDAVAGGPLDLPYLRMKSELILSGDYPASFTVSAGHKDARLITEAAEQAGVRMDLAVAAAERFRRAEEQGHGDEDGAAAYFASFDG; encoded by the coding sequence ATGCCTGACAAGACCTCAGTGGCGGTGCTCGGCACCGGAATCATGGGCTCGGCGATGGCCCGCAACCTCGCCGCCGCGGGCCTGGCCGTCCGCGCGTGGAACCGCACCCGCGCCAAGGCCGAACCGCTGGCCGCCGACGGCGTACGGGTCGTGGACACCCCGGCCGAGGCGGTGGACGGCGCGGACGCCGTCCTGACCGTCCTGCTGGACGGACCCGCCGCCCTGGACGCGATGCGGCGGAGCACCCCCGCGCTGCGCGCCGGAACCCTCTGGCTCCAGATGAGCACCGTCGGCGTCGACGGATTCGCCCCGCTCGCCGCCTTCGCCCGCGAACACGGCCTGGACCTGGTCGACGCGCCGGTGCTCGGCACGAAGGAACCCGCGGAGAAGGGCCTGCTGACCGTTCTCGCGGCCGGGCCGCAGGAAGTACGGGAACGGGCCGGACGGGTCCTCGACATCGTCGGACAGCGCACCCTGTGGCTCGGCGAGGACGCGGCGGCGGGCACGGCCAGCCGCCTCAAGCTGGCCGTCAACAGCTGGGTGCTCACCGTCATCAACGGCACGGGCGAGGCGCTCGCCCTCGCCCAGGGCCTCGGCGTGGACCCGCGCGCCCTCCTGGACGCGGTCGCGGGCGGGCCGCTCGACCTGCCGTACCTCAGGATGAAGTCGGAGCTGATCCTCTCCGGCGACTATCCGGCCAGCTTCACGGTGTCCGCCGGGCACAAGGACGCCCGGCTGATCACGGAGGCGGCCGAGCAGGCCGGCGTACGGATGGATCTCGCGGTGGCCGCAGCGGAGCGCTTCCGGCGGGCGGAGGAGCAGGGGCACGGCGACGAGGACGGCGCGGCGGCGTACTTCGCGAGCTTCGACGGCTGA
- a CDS encoding DUF3145 domain-containing protein, with translation MTTRGVLYVHSAPRALCPHVEWAVAGVLGVRVNLDWIRQPASPGTWRAEFSWQGEAGTASKLASALRGWHLLRFEVTAEPCATAEGERYSATPELGIFHAVTGIHGDILIPEDRLRAALARSAGGETELAAEVAKLLGKPWDDELEPFRYAGEGAPVRWLHQVV, from the coding sequence TGGAGTTCTGTACGTCCACTCCGCGCCGCGCGCGCTGTGCCCGCACGTCGAGTGGGCCGTCGCGGGCGTGCTCGGTGTGCGCGTCAACCTCGACTGGATCCGCCAGCCGGCGTCCCCCGGCACCTGGAGAGCCGAGTTCTCCTGGCAGGGCGAGGCCGGCACGGCCTCCAAGCTCGCCTCCGCGCTGCGCGGCTGGCACCTGCTGCGCTTCGAGGTGACCGCCGAGCCCTGCGCCACCGCCGAGGGCGAGCGCTACAGCGCCACACCCGAACTGGGCATCTTCCACGCCGTGACCGGCATCCACGGCGACATCCTCATCCCGGAGGACCGGCTGCGCGCCGCGCTGGCCCGCTCGGCGGGCGGTGAGACGGAGCTGGCGGCCGAGGTCGCCAAGCTGCTCGGCAAGCCCTGGGACGACGAGCTGGAGCCCTTCCGGTACGCGGGCGAGGGCGCCCCGGTCCGCTGGCTGCACCAGGTCGTCTGA